The following proteins are co-located in the Camelina sativa cultivar DH55 chromosome 12, Cs, whole genome shotgun sequence genome:
- the LOC104731929 gene encoding WAT1-related protein At4g16620-like: protein MMKRETLQEVGIIGGLAGAQVIYAGNSELLSHLLSLGIDPLLIVIFCTFASVLLITPLAFLLERKLWPTSLSFKLKTKLVLVALAGVTLFQWLYLEGMKHTSASMATAMPNLCPALIFVIAWAAGMEKVKLSCMYSRVKMGGTVLCVMGAFIMSLMHSTAATSISAKTMPIVPDEVVLDKDKILGCLYLLLAICCLSSSVVLQASILAEFPAPVSMFSMVSLMGGITTVALQYALKGSMEIESASVIGFGHLVGYAMLGGLVSGGGLSFNAWVIKRKGPVIVSIFSPIATVVCVLFSAFTMEESFNLGIFAGMALMFGGLYFVLWAKGKEEDGEGDEIKEDDEESVLRTEFDLQKPLLL from the exons atgatgaagagagagacGTTACAAGAAGTAGGGATCATCGGAGGATTGGCCGGAGCTCAGGTTATTTACGCCGGAAACTCGGAGCTACTGAGTCACTTGTTGTCTCTTGGAATTGACCCTCTTCTTATCGTTATCTTCTGCACCTTTGCTTCAGTTCTTCTCATCACTCCTCTTGCTTTTCTTCTTGaaag GAAACTTTGGCCCACAAGTCTAAGTTTCAAGTTGAAGACTAAACTAGTTTTAGTTGCTCTTGCTGG AGTGACTCTGTTCCAGTGGCTATACTTAGAAGGAATGAAACACACCTCTGCATCAATGGCTACAGCTATGCCTAATCTCTGCCCTGCTTTAATTTTTGTCATTGCTTGGGCTGCTGg GATGGAGAAAGTGAAGCTAAGTTGTATGTACAGTAGAGTTAAGATGGGAGGGACAGTGTTGTGTGTGATGGGAGCTTTCATTATGAGCTTAATGCACAGTACTGCCGCTACTTCAATCTCGGCGAAGACTATGCCTATTGTCCCTGACGAAGTCGTTTTAGACAAGGACAAGATCTTAGGTTGCCTCTATCTCCTCCTCGCCATCTGCTGCTTGTCCTCTAGTGTTGTCCTTCAG GCATCCATACTAGCCGAGTTTCCGGCGCCTGTATCAATGTTCTCGATGGTATCTTTAATGGGTGGGATCACCACGGTAGCTTTGCAGTATGCTCTTAAAGGAAGTATGGAAATAGAAAGTGCATCAGTTATCGGTTTCGGTCACCTTGTGGGATACGCAATGCTG GGAGGGTTGGTTAGTGGAGGAGGGTTAAGCTTCAATGCATGGGTGATTAAGAGGAAAGGACCAGTAATTGTGTCTATCTTTAGTCCAATTGCTACGGTGGTTTGTGTTCTTTTCTCTGCTTTTACTATGGAAGAGAGTTTCAACCTCGGAAT CTTTGCGGGAATGGCGTTGATGTTCGGAGGACTCTACTTCGTTCTGTGGGCTAAAGGgaaagaggaagatggagaaggagatgaaataaaagaagatgatgaagaaagtgtGCTTAGAACAGAGTTTGATCTTCAGAAGCCTCTATTgctttag
- the LOC104733576 gene encoding glutathione S-transferase T3-like, producing the protein MDSTNPFFQSSSYLNLLNSQEEGGLNENFRWESYPPSGQSSQPSPHSSQHSPHSSQPFPHSSQPSEAPTLSQETPLERKEIKTWTPADDEVLISAWLNTSKDAIVANQQKGGSFWQRIQKYYADTPHARNGGEQMLVTHCKQRWHKINDQTNKFYAAFAAAERLNSSGHSENDILKNPATKRKQATEGSQSSSCNVEEYEKRPEGIKAAKAKRNNAQSTNVKTLAEYKSMWDVKKEELAEKEKLQKLAILDTLLAKKEPLNASEEVIMNKIVSQYF; encoded by the exons ATGGATTCTACGAATCCCTTCtttcagtcttcttcttacttaaaCCTGCTTAACAGTCAAGAAGAAGGTGGTTTAAATGAAAACTTTCGTTGGGAAAGTTATCCACCTTCTGGACAGAGCTCCCAACCTTCTCCTCATAGCTCCCAACATTCTCCTCACAGCTCCCAACCTTTTCCTCACAGCTCCCAACCTTCTGAGGCGCCAACTCTTTCGCAAGAAACACCATTGGAGCGCAAGGAGATAAAGACATGGACACCTGCTGATGATGAAGTTTTGATATCCGCATGGCTCAACACTTCAAAAGATGCCATCgttgcaaatcaacaaaagggaGGAAGCTTCTGGCAAAGGATTCAAAAATACTATGCTGACACTCCTCATGCTAGAAATGGTGGTGAACAGATGTTGGTGACACATTGCAAGCAGCGTTGGCACAAGATAAATGACCAAACTAACAAGTTCTATGCGGCATTCGCAGCTGCAGAGAGACTGAACAGCTCTGGTCATTCGGAAAATGATATCTTAAAGAAT CCTGCAACGAAGAGGAAACAAGCTACTGAAGGTTCACAATCATCAAGCTGCAATGTTGAGGAGTATGAGAAAAGGCCAGAAGGGATCAAGGCTGCGAAGGCGAAGAGGAACAATGCTCAGTCCACAAACGTGAAGACTCTTGCTGAGTATAAGAGCATGTGGGATGTCAAGAAAGAGGAATTGGCTGAAAAGGAGAAACTACAGAAGCTGGCCATCCTAGACACTCTCTTAGCCAAAAAAGAACCCTTGAATGCGAGTGAAGAAGTTATCATGAACAAGATAGTGTCCCAGTATTTCTGA
- the LOC104731930 gene encoding F-box protein SKP2A-like, with amino-acid sequence MILVLRTSLTQIVSSVEMDSMSLAYGCPDLRTLDLCGCVLITDESVVALANRCVHLRSLGLYYCRNITDRAMYSLVQAVCDTFPALHTCSGRHSLVMSGCLHLQSVHCACILQSHETHTAFPHRLIEPVCKPEGLLFGICVHIKKPMVLIKTSLSLLLVF; translated from the exons ATGATTCTGGTGTTGAGGACAAGTCTCACACAAATAGTGTCATctgttgagatggattcgaTGAGTTTAGCTTATGGCTGTCCTGATCTCAGAACTCTTGATCTTTGTGGCTGTGTATTAATTACAG atgAGAGTGTTGTGGCTTTGGCAAACCGGTGTGTACACTTGAGGTCATTGGGGTTATACTACTGCAGAAACATTACAGACAGAGCGATGTACTCATTGGTTCAAGCGGTATGCGATACATTCCCAGCACTCCACACTTGTTCAGGCAGGCATTCACTTGTCATGAGTGGTTGTCTCCATTTACAATCAGTTCACTGTGCATGCATCCTCCAATCTCACGAAACCCACACCGCTTTCCCTCACCGGCTCATTGAACCGGTGTGTAAGCCAGAAGGTCTTCTCTTTGGTATATGTGTACACATAAAAAAGCCTATGGTGTTAATAAAAACTTCTTTGAGTTTACTTCTTGTCTTTTGA
- the LOC104731931 gene encoding zinc finger protein ZAT9-like yields the protein MQNKHKCKLCSKSFCNGRALGGHMKSHLVSSQPSTRKKLADSVHSSSCSSSDGKSLVYGLRENPRKSFRVFNPDPESSTVYNSETETEPESGSPVKKRVRAEVSKKKKKKKKSSKRVCENSKKQKTSHESPEPASSVSDGSPEQDLAMCLMMLSRDSRELEIKPVFASEVVEETKPEKIHFPELRRCMIDLNLPPPQETEAVTVVSAI from the coding sequence ATGCAGAACAAACACAAATGCAAGCTTTGTTCCAAGAGTTTCTGTAATGGCAGAGCACTTGGTGGTCACATGAAGTCGCACTTGGTCTCATCCCAACCGTCCACTCGCAAGAAACTCGCTGACTCGGTCCATTCATCTTCTTGCTCTTCCTCCGACGGTAAATCTCTCGTCTACGGGCTGCGTGAGAACCCGAGGAAGAGTTTCCGGGTCTTTAACCCGGATCCTGAGTCTTCCACCGTTTACAACAGTGAGACAGAGACCGAACCTGAGTCCGGATCCCCGGTAAAGAAACGGGTCAGAGCGGAGgtttcaaagaagaagaagaagaagaaaaagagtagtaagagagtttgtgagaaCTCGAAGAAGCAGAAGACGAGCCACGAGTCACCAGAACCGGCGAGTTCTGTCTCTGATGGTTCTCCGGAACAAGATTTAGCTATGTGTTTGATGATGCTGTCAAGAGATTCAAGAGAGCTTGAGATTAAACCGGTTTTTGCATCGGAGGTAGTAGAAGAGACAAAGCCGGAAAAAATACATTTCCCGGAGCTCCGCCGCTGTATGATAGATCTGAATCTTCCTCCACCACAAGAAACCGAAGCTGTCACCGTCGTTTCAGCCATATAA